From one Branchiostoma floridae strain S238N-H82 chromosome 3, Bfl_VNyyK, whole genome shotgun sequence genomic stretch:
- the LOC118412466 gene encoding uncharacterized protein LOC118412466 → MGIFALMVVTLVVSQSGATPSSSEWKRSLYHFVSPEESDGSNEFPSHQRFTLRPDSSDESEAERVDRMSRAAAASLFRPPNRFGRSPAVWLDSPNRFGRSARFSVPFDIPRRFGRGFSLDSDVPRRFGRAGEEETPKRSWSMLSFQRPFRFGRAIATSNV, encoded by the coding sequence ATGGGCATATTCGCACTTATGGTCGTCACACTGGTAGTGTCGCAGTCAGGAGCGACACCTAGCAGTTCAGAGTGGAAGCGAAGTCTGTACCATTTCGTCTCTCCCGAAGAAAGTGATGGCTCAAACGAATTTCCAAGTCACCAAAGATTCACTCTACGTCCGGACAGCAGTGACGAATCTGAAGCCGAGCGCGTCGACAGGATGAGCCGTGCGGCGGCAGCCTCCTTGTTCCGGCCGCCCAACCGATTCGGACGCTCGCCGGCAGTGTGGTTGGATTCCCCCAACAGATTTGGTCGGTCAGCCCGCTTTTCGGTACCCTTCGACATACCTCGGAGATTCGGAAGGGGTTTCTCGCTGGATTCCGACGTCCCCAGGCGTTTCGGCAGAGCAGGAGAAGAGGAAACACCAAAGAGAAGTTGGTCGATGCTGAGCTTTCAGCGTCCTTTCCGTTTCGGCAGGGCCATCGCTACTAGTAATGTGTAG